The following proteins come from a genomic window of Halorussus halophilus:
- a CDS encoding superoxide dismutase, whose amino-acid sequence MATYTLPDLPYDNDALEPVIDERIMELHHDKHHQGYVDGANAALDKLESMRDSDEWGDTRAVKRSLAFNLSGHVNHTVFWQNMDPNGGGQPDGPLSDAIDDHFGSFDQFKADFSAAAKNVEGSGWGMLVYDHISDEPLVVAAENHQNQHPQGATPLLVLDVWEHAYYLQYENNRGDYVDNFWDIVNWDDVSDRYDNARKADTIPAHTR is encoded by the coding sequence ATGGCGACCTACACACTACCGGACCTACCGTACGACAATGACGCGCTCGAACCGGTCATCGACGAGCGCATCATGGAACTGCACCACGACAAGCACCATCAGGGCTACGTAGACGGCGCGAACGCCGCTCTCGACAAGTTAGAGAGCATGCGAGACTCCGACGAGTGGGGCGACACGCGCGCGGTCAAGCGAAGCCTCGCGTTCAACCTCTCGGGCCACGTCAACCACACCGTCTTCTGGCAGAACATGGACCCGAACGGCGGTGGACAACCGGATGGCCCGCTGTCGGACGCTATCGACGACCACTTCGGGAGTTTCGACCAGTTCAAAGCCGACTTCTCGGCGGCCGCGAAGAACGTCGAAGGCTCCGGATGGGGGATGCTGGTCTACGACCACATCAGCGACGAACCACTCGTCGTCGCGGCGGAGAACCACCAGAACCAGCATCCGCAGGGTGCGACGCCACTGCTCGTCCTCGACGTGTGGGAGCACGCGTACTACTTACAGTACGAGAACAACCGCGGCGACTACGTGGACAACTTCTGGGACATCGTCAACTGGGACGACGTGAGCGACCGGTACGACAACGCACGGAAGGCCGACACGATTCCGGCACACACTCGGTAG
- the sod gene encoding superoxide dismutase: protein MSEQSNPELPPLPYDYDALEPHISEQVLTWHHDTHHQGYVNGLAGAEETLAENRESGDFGSTGGALGGVTHNGCGHYLHTLFWENMDPNGGGEPEGDLLARIEEDFGSYEGWKGEFEAAASAAGGWALLVYDSVAGQLRNVKVDKHDQGALWGSHPILALDVWEHSYYYDYGPDRGDFVSNFFEVIDWDDVAENYDEVVGTFE from the coding sequence ATGTCCGAGCAATCCAACCCCGAACTGCCACCGCTTCCGTACGACTACGACGCGCTCGAACCGCACATCAGCGAACAGGTGCTCACGTGGCATCACGACACCCACCATCAGGGCTACGTCAACGGCCTTGCCGGTGCGGAAGAGACGCTGGCCGAGAACCGCGAGAGCGGCGACTTCGGTAGCACCGGGGGCGCGCTCGGTGGCGTGACCCACAACGGCTGTGGTCACTACCTGCACACGCTGTTCTGGGAGAACATGGACCCGAACGGCGGCGGCGAACCCGAAGGCGACCTGCTCGCCCGCATCGAAGAGGACTTCGGTTCCTACGAAGGCTGGAAGGGCGAGTTCGAGGCCGCTGCGAGCGCCGCAGGTGGCTGGGCACTGCTCGTTTACGACTCGGTCGCAGGCCAACTCCGCAACGTCAAGGTAGACAAGCACGACCAGGGCGCACTCTGGGGCAGTCACCCCATCCTCGCGCTCGACGTCTGGGAGCACTCCTACTACTACGACTACGGCCCGGACCGTGGTGACTTCGTGAGCAACTTCTTCGAGGTCATCGACTGGGACGACGTCGCGGAGAACTACGACGAAGTCGTCGGCACCTTCGAGTAA